The following are from one region of the Thermomicrobiales bacterium genome:
- a CDS encoding metalloregulator ArsR/SmtB family transcription factor, whose protein sequence is MIAPVSAPTRDPSQVFLALADPTRRKMIEQLSVLGPVTITQLTEVFPITRQAVTKHLDTLHDAGLVETERRGRERIVTFRPEPLREATDWVAAVEARWDRRLAALAQFLASESEAL, encoded by the coding sequence ATGATCGCGCCGGTTTCCGCACCGACCCGGGATCCGAGCCAGGTTTTTCTTGCGCTCGCCGATCCAACCCGCCGGAAGATGATCGAGCAGCTCTCTGTGCTGGGACCGGTCACGATCACCCAGCTCACCGAGGTCTTCCCGATCACGCGTCAGGCGGTGACCAAGCATCTCGACACCCTGCACGACGCGGGGCTGGTGGAAACCGAGCGTCGTGGCCGGGAGCGGATCGTGACCTTCCGCCCCGAGCCGCTGCGCGAGGCGACCGATTGGGTCGCCGCGGTCGAAGCCCGTTGGGATCGCCGGCTGGCTGCGTTGGCGCAGTTCCTGGCGTCCGAATCCGAAGCTTTATAA